The following are from one region of the Methanohalobium evestigatum Z-7303 genome:
- a CDS encoding phenylacetate--CoA ligase family protein, with product MYERIIKKIIYPLMELYFGTQTLSNLEILKETQWYNSEEIKKLQNERLQRIITHAYYNVPYYNKLFKDLNLKPSDIKTTDDLVKLPILTKEDIKNNFDDLIAKNIPRKKLLFTNTGGSTGVPLYFVRDKASMGHIRAAQYRFFEWANLNFFGDKWVCLTSSLYDDELFKQLQAKLYLKLLRQKRLGTFGANDKIFQRYVNIIKKFKPKVIYGYSSSLYALSKYLYRYNINDLNLKSIISDSETLYPHYRKMIEKQFNCKVYDHYGSKEATYAQECEEHDGYHIAAENVFLEFLDSNGKRVNEGNFGKIFVTDFTNFGMPLIRYENGDLGIPSNKKCPCGRSLPLMESIMGRTTESLVTSKGEILPVHFITILFGKLSQYIKKYQIVQNSINELDIKIVPEENYNDEITKQIKNSLKEYFDEDCVIKFNFVEDIDVPESGKHRFIISNVIDEYL from the coding sequence ATGTATGAACGTATAATAAAAAAAATAATATACCCATTAATGGAACTTTATTTTGGCACACAGACATTATCTAATTTGGAAATATTGAAGGAAACTCAATGGTATAATTCAGAAGAAATAAAAAAGTTACAAAACGAAAGACTTCAAAGAATTATCACTCATGCATATTATAATGTACCTTACTATAATAAATTGTTTAAGGATTTAAATTTAAAACCTTCTGATATAAAAACAACTGATGATTTAGTAAAACTTCCAATATTAACAAAAGAAGATATAAAAAACAATTTTGATGATTTAATAGCTAAAAACATCCCAAGAAAGAAATTGTTATTTACGAATACTGGGGGATCTACAGGTGTTCCATTATATTTTGTAAGAGATAAGGCATCCATGGGTCATATAAGAGCTGCTCAGTACCGATTTTTTGAATGGGCCAATTTAAACTTTTTTGGAGACAAATGGGTTTGTTTAACATCTTCACTATATGACGATGAATTATTTAAACAATTACAGGCAAAATTATATTTAAAATTACTTCGCCAAAAAAGGTTAGGAACATTTGGAGCAAATGATAAAATATTCCAAAGATATGTTAATATAATAAAAAAATTCAAACCAAAAGTAATTTATGGATACTCATCATCGCTATATGCTTTATCGAAATACCTTTATAGATATAACATAAATGATTTAAATTTAAAATCAATTATATCAGATTCTGAAACATTATATCCTCACTATCGGAAAATGATTGAAAAACAATTTAATTGTAAAGTATATGACCATTATGGTAGTAAAGAAGCAACCTATGCACAAGAATGTGAAGAACACGATGGCTACCATATTGCGGCAGAAAATGTATTTTTAGAATTTTTAGATAGTAATGGGAAAAGAGTTAATGAGGGTAATTTTGGGAAAATTTTTGTGACTGATTTTACGAATTTTGGAATGCCTCTTATACGCTATGAAAACGGTGATTTAGGAATTCCATCTAACAAAAAATGTCCATGCGGAAGAAGTTTACCATTAATGGAGTCAATTATGGGTAGAACAACCGAATCACTAGTTACAAGCAAAGGGGAAATATTACCAGTACATTTTATAACAATATTATTTGGAAAATTAAGTCAATACATAAAAAAATATCAAATTGTACAAAATTCTATAAATGAATTGGATATAAAAATTGTTCCAGAAGAAAATTATAATGATGAAATTACCAAACAAATTAAAAACAGTTTAAAAGAATATTTTGATGAAGACTGCGTCATTAAATTTAATTTTGTTGAAGATATAGATGTACCAGAATCAGGAAAACACAGGTTTATAATTTCAAATGTAATAGATGAATACCTATAA
- a CDS encoding glycosyltransferase family 4 protein codes for MNDLEKILILGPTPPPYGGIATFVEEVLKSNLKNEYNLLHINTNRNNSKSLKENINVFLRVTFQLLYLLSYKRPKLVHIHASSYLSFWEKTFFAFISKLYLRKVVYHIHGGAFKQFYEQSLFKKIIRFCFYFFDGIIVLSDNWKNYLHEQNLTYKEKIFVVNNFVDLNVSKPKQTVNVNYNVTFVGRLEKSKGIYELLNAIPHVLNKYKYVNFVLVGPYEKKDFIRINSFLKQHNICNNVFLTGPISKLKVYQELSKSKIFVLPSHVEAFPISILEAMGIGLPIIATPIGDVPEIVENNINGFLIKENDFLDMANKIMYLIENEELRLKMVNNNLKKFNEKYNINTACGNLKSVYESIL; via the coding sequence ATGAATGATTTGGAGAAGATATTAATACTTGGCCCAACACCTCCACCCTATGGAGGAATTGCGACTTTTGTAGAAGAAGTTTTAAAATCTAATTTAAAGAATGAATACAATCTACTGCATATCAATACAAATCGAAATAATTCTAAATCTCTTAAAGAAAATATCAATGTGTTTTTACGAGTTACCTTTCAATTATTGTACTTATTGAGTTATAAAAGACCGAAATTAGTACATATACACGCTTCATCATATCTATCCTTTTGGGAAAAAACTTTTTTTGCGTTTATTTCTAAACTTTATCTAAGAAAAGTGGTTTACCATATCCATGGAGGAGCATTTAAACAATTTTATGAACAATCCTTATTTAAAAAAATTATAAGGTTTTGTTTCTATTTTTTTGATGGTATTATAGTTTTATCTGATAATTGGAAAAATTATTTACATGAACAAAACCTAACTTATAAAGAGAAAATATTTGTTGTTAATAATTTTGTTGATTTGAATGTTTCAAAACCTAAACAAACAGTAAATGTAAATTATAATGTAACATTTGTAGGAAGACTAGAAAAGAGTAAAGGTATATATGAACTACTTAATGCAATTCCACATGTATTGAATAAGTATAAGTATGTGAATTTCGTTTTAGTAGGACCATATGAAAAAAAAGATTTTATTAGAATTAATTCTTTTTTAAAACAACATAATATATGTAATAATGTGTTTCTTACTGGTCCAATTTCTAAATTAAAAGTTTACCAAGAACTTTCTAAATCTAAAATATTTGTATTACCATCTCATGTAGAAGCTTTCCCTATATCGATATTAGAGGCAATGGGTATAGGCTTACCAATAATAGCAACTCCTATTGGTGACGTACCTGAAATTGTTGAAAATAACATAAATGGTTTTTTAATTAAAGAAAATGATTTTCTAGACATGGCTAACAAGATTATGTACTTAATTGAAAACGAAGAATTGAGATTAAAGATGGTGAATAATAACTTGAAAAAGTTTAACGAAAAATATAATATAAATACTGCGTGTGGTAATTTAAAGTCTGTATATGAAAGCATTTTATAA
- a CDS encoding transposase, whose translation MEFKELTDEQWEFIEPYLPPQPSTGRKRVDDRKVINGILFVLITGCRWGDMPKRYGSPITAWRRLKT comes from the coding sequence ATGGAATTCAAAGAACTTACAGATGAACAATGGGAATTCATTGAACCTTATCTACCGCCGCAACCTTCAACCGGTAGGAAAAGGGTTGATGACCGCAAGGTCATCAACGGTATACTGTTTGTACTGATTACTGGTTGTCGGTGGGGAGATATGCCCAAACGTTATGGATCACCTATAACTGCATGGAGACGATTGAAAACTTAG
- a CDS encoding transposase, which translates to MDSKSSETKKGKITRYRYHVYKKRKGIKLHACITNDGFLVGLIILQGVEYNSKKFFELIESIKINTRSRPRTRPDEVLANSAFDTLDIRGYLKSRLIKNNIQVNPGIQKRRSLGRPARFEPRFYHKRTTIERLFAWLKMRFRKVNNRYERLDSVFKGLLNIACFMLCWNKV; encoded by the coding sequence ATTGACAGCAAATCCAGCGAGACCAAAAAGGGGAAAATAACACGATATAGATATCATGTTTACAAGAAAAGAAAAGGAATAAAACTCCACGCTTGTATAACTAACGATGGATTTCTTGTAGGATTGATTATCTTACAAGGTGTCGAATATAATAGTAAAAAGTTCTTTGAACTCATAGAATCTATCAAAATCAATACTAGATCCAGACCCAGAACAAGACCTGATGAAGTATTGGCTAATTCTGCATTTGATACATTAGATATCCGTGGGTATTTAAAGTCCAGATTGATTAAAAATAATATTCAAGTAAATCCCGGAATCCAGAAAAGGAGGAGTTTAGGAAGACCTGCAAGATTTGAACCCAGGTTTTATCACAAGAGAACTACTATAGAACGGTTATTTGCATGGTTGAAAATGAGATTCAGAAAAGTGAACAACAGATACGAAAGATTGGACTCAGTATTTAAGGGGTTATTAAATATCGCATGTTTTATGTTATGCTGGAACAAGGTTTAA
- a CDS encoding glycosyltransferase: MSKTIALFISSLENGGAEKVVSNLSINLPDKYKIKLMVYHTDQIDYQYNGEIIDLNISIPEPDKSLKNMFIRVFTFFSLIQKSKNIKKQYEPQATISFLTAPNILNLFSKLSDNVIISVHSQISQGLKGLEGKIHKQLIKLFYNHAYLIIAVSKGVKKDLVNNFRIKPEKIKVIHNPYETDKIQKLADYEIEQEYQDIFESPVIINVGRLVDVKGQNHLIKAFSKVKDEVDNAKLVFLGRGELENELKELAEKYRLENDIFFMGFQKNPFKFIKNSSVFVLSSTNEGFPNAIVESMACGIPIISTDCFSGPREILAPDTDINYQTNVVEYAPYGILTPVCNDGDRLSLKNEENMLSDAINQILKNDELKEKYGLLAQKRAEDFDIKNIIPQWETILD, from the coding sequence ATGAGTAAAACAATAGCTCTATTCATAAGTTCACTAGAAAATGGTGGAGCGGAAAAGGTAGTATCCAATCTTTCAATAAACTTACCTGATAAATATAAAATAAAGCTTATGGTTTATCATACTGACCAAATTGATTACCAATATAATGGAGAAATAATAGATTTAAATATAAGCATTCCAGAACCTGATAAATCTCTAAAAAACATGTTCATAAGAGTTTTTACTTTTTTTTCTTTAATCCAGAAAAGTAAAAACATCAAAAAACAATATGAACCACAAGCAACGATAAGTTTTCTTACAGCTCCCAACATTTTAAATTTATTTTCTAAATTAAGTGACAATGTTATAATATCTGTTCATAGTCAGATATCACAGGGGTTAAAAGGTTTAGAAGGTAAAATCCATAAACAGTTAATTAAATTATTTTACAACCACGCTTACCTTATTATTGCTGTTTCTAAAGGTGTTAAAAAAGATTTAGTCAATAATTTTAGAATAAAACCCGAAAAAATAAAAGTAATTCATAATCCATATGAAACTGATAAGATTCAAAAATTAGCAGATTACGAGATCGAACAAGAGTACCAAGATATTTTTGAGTCACCTGTAATAATTAATGTAGGTAGACTAGTTGATGTAAAAGGTCAAAATCATTTAATAAAAGCATTCAGTAAAGTAAAAGATGAAGTTGATAATGCAAAACTTGTATTCCTTGGAAGGGGTGAACTTGAAAATGAGTTAAAGGAGTTGGCAGAAAAATATAGGCTAGAAAATGATATATTTTTTATGGGATTCCAAAAGAATCCTTTTAAATTCATAAAAAATTCATCTGTTTTTGTATTGTCCTCAACAAATGAAGGTTTTCCAAATGCTATTGTAGAATCCATGGCCTGCGGTATACCTATTATATCTACGGATTGTTTTTCGGGCCCAAGAGAAATTCTTGCTCCTGACACTGATATTAACTATCAAACAAATGTAGTTGAATATGCTCCCTATGGTATTCTAACACCCGTTTGTAATGATGGTGACAGATTAAGTTTAAAAAACGAAGAAAATATGCTGTCAGATGCTATCAATCAAATCTTAAAAAATGATGAGTTAAAGGAAAAATATGGATTACTTGCACAGAAAAGAGCAGAAGATTTTGATATTAAAAATATAATTCCACAATGGGAAACTATACTGGATTAA
- a CDS encoding glycosyltransferase family 2 protein, with protein MVKVSVIIPTYNRSQTVSKTIKSVLNQTYQDFEIIIVDDNSSDNTEFIIKSFSHFDSRVKYIKHNKNKGAPEARNTGIKNSKGDYIALLDDDDEWFPQKLEKQVKLFAKESDDIGLIHCGYEKIDENGNILIPKKKLKETGNMFYELLESNIIGSPTNLIRSECFKKIGYCDVQLKSCQDWDLWIRISKHYKINYIPEILARYNVSDVSISKNIDSVLSGHKQILDKYFLYICKNNKIHSKHMKDIGLLYLHKGDYSKSLKYLTLSIHYNPLNWKSVINYLTIRFFKKSAGNYLRLVKNLI; from the coding sequence ATGGTAAAAGTAAGTGTAATAATTCCAACCTATAATAGATCACAAACGGTAAGTAAAACAATAAAAAGTGTATTAAACCAAACTTACCAGGATTTTGAAATTATTATAGTAGATGATAATTCATCTGATAATACAGAATTTATTATTAAATCTTTTTCACATTTTGATAGCCGTGTAAAATATATTAAACATAATAAAAATAAAGGCGCACCAGAAGCCCGTAATACAGGAATTAAAAACTCTAAAGGCGATTACATTGCTTTATTAGATGATGACGATGAATGGTTTCCTCAGAAACTTGAAAAACAAGTTAAATTATTTGCTAAAGAATCTGATGATATTGGATTAATACATTGTGGATATGAAAAAATAGATGAGAATGGAAATATTCTTATACCTAAAAAAAAACTAAAGGAAACTGGAAATATGTTTTATGAGCTTCTTGAATCTAATATTATTGGTTCACCTACGAATTTAATTCGAAGTGAATGTTTCAAAAAAATTGGTTATTGTGATGTACAATTAAAAAGTTGTCAGGATTGGGATTTATGGATTCGTATATCTAAACACTATAAGATTAACTATATACCAGAGATATTAGCTCGTTATAATGTATCAGATGTATCTATATCTAAAAATATAGATTCCGTATTATCAGGTCATAAGCAAATTTTAGATAAATATTTTTTATACATATGTAAAAATAATAAAATACATAGCAAACACATGAAAGATATTGGATTATTATATCTACATAAAGGAGATTATTCTAAAAGTCTTAAATATTTAACTCTGTCTATACATTACAATCCTTTGAATTGGAAATCTGTAATAAATTATTTAACTATTAGGTTCTTTAAAAAATCAGCAGGTAACTATCTAAGATTGGTAAAAAATCTTATATGA
- a CDS encoding glycosyltransferase, translated as MKIAFIVNAFPKLSETFILNQITGLLDNGHDVKIFASSHPNENIVHEDIKKYNLMSRVHYLNLPKNFIFRFLKGITLIVFNLYKNPVLIIRSLNIFKFGKFALSLKMLYITINFLNKNEFDIIHCHFGPNGILGVYLKEIGVNAKYITSFHGYDVNKYPKKYGCNVYNKLFEEGDLFTVNTEYTKNQVKKLGCNENKLVTLPVGLNIRNYSFLKRSYDSRKPIKLLSVGRLVEKKGHEYAIEAMYEVLKRYQNVEYLIVGDGPLYNYLQKLISKLNIENHVKLLGSIDDKSLFQVYQKSHIFVFPSVTSKEGDKEGQGLVLQEAQAVGLPVISTFHNGIPEGVIDGISGFLVPEKDVDALADKMEYLIENPFLWSHMGYNGRKFVEKNYDINKLNKQLEIIYLRAISAY; from the coding sequence TTGAAAATAGCGTTTATTGTTAATGCATTTCCAAAATTGTCAGAAACATTCATACTAAATCAGATCACAGGACTCTTAGATAATGGTCACGATGTAAAAATTTTTGCATCATCTCATCCTAATGAAAATATAGTACATGAAGATATAAAAAAATATAACCTTATGTCTAGAGTACATTACTTAAATTTACCTAAAAATTTTATTTTTCGTTTTTTAAAAGGCATAACATTAATAGTTTTTAATCTCTACAAAAATCCAGTTTTAATAATAAGGTCTTTAAATATATTTAAATTCGGTAAATTTGCATTATCTTTGAAAATGCTATATATAACTATTAATTTCCTAAATAAAAATGAATTTGATATAATACATTGTCATTTTGGGCCTAATGGTATTTTAGGAGTATATCTAAAAGAAATCGGTGTTAACGCTAAGTATATTACAAGTTTTCATGGATATGATGTAAATAAATATCCAAAAAAATATGGATGCAATGTCTATAATAAATTGTTTGAAGAAGGTGATTTATTTACAGTAAATACCGAATATACTAAAAATCAAGTAAAAAAACTAGGATGTAATGAAAATAAATTAGTTACTTTACCAGTAGGTCTCAATATAAGAAATTATAGTTTTTTAAAAAGATCATATGACAGTAGAAAACCTATTAAACTTTTATCGGTAGGAAGATTAGTTGAAAAAAAAGGACATGAATATGCTATTGAAGCTATGTATGAAGTATTAAAAAGATATCAAAATGTAGAATATTTAATAGTAGGAGATGGACCATTATATAACTATTTACAAAAATTAATCTCTAAGTTAAACATTGAGAATCATGTGAAATTATTGGGTTCTATTGACGACAAGTCCCTCTTTCAAGTTTACCAAAAATCTCACATCTTTGTGTTTCCAAGTGTAACTTCTAAAGAAGGGGATAAAGAAGGACAAGGATTAGTTCTCCAAGAAGCTCAAGCAGTTGGTCTACCTGTAATTTCAACTTTCCATAATGGTATACCAGAAGGAGTTATTGATGGAATCTCTGGTTTTCTTGTACCCGAAAAAGATGTTGACGCGTTGGCAGATAAAATGGAATATTTAATAGAAAACCCTTTTCTTTGGTCACATATGGGGTATAATGGTAGGAAATTTGTAGAAAAAAATTATGATATTAATAAACTTAATAAACAACTAGAAATAATTTATCTAAGAGCTATATCTGCTTATTAA
- a CDS encoding oligosaccharide flippase family protein: MDAYKLLAKRIGLVGLTNLLVSFSGIILLPILTKNIPVQDYGIWAQIVITLGLVPEFVMLGLQRAMHRFVPSIKTKENLQELVYSFLIFVLFTSLTISILIYIFSGIIASALFDNQILIVKILSIIVLIESLNAFLKNYFRATQQVKIHSILQFTKTSLKIFFVVLFVLNNGGIIGAISGLLISSSLVFFITILTVIYQINIKIPSFINIKKYLKYGLPLIPGSLSKWIIDASDRYLIGFFLGTTFVGYYNPGYALGDILKIFFIPLNFMLPMVLSKHYDEHEIDEVKNLLSYTSKYFFAVTIPSVFGLSLLSKPILRILSTPDIASQAYIITPFVALSILLYGTFEIFKKVILLEKKTKIDAKIWVIAAILNLVLNIILIPLIGIIAAALTTLLSFTISLVIVSYYSLKILKFNMNFKFILKSILASIIMSLLIFILNPSGILNLIFTICVCAISYFVILILLNGFDKKELKFFKNLINPKI; this comes from the coding sequence ATGGATGCTTATAAACTTTTAGCCAAAAGGATAGGATTAGTTGGTTTAACAAATTTACTTGTAAGCTTTAGTGGAATTATATTATTACCAATATTAACAAAAAATATCCCAGTCCAAGATTATGGAATTTGGGCTCAAATTGTAATTACTCTTGGGTTAGTTCCAGAATTTGTAATGCTTGGATTACAAAGGGCAATGCATAGGTTTGTACCTTCAATAAAAACAAAGGAGAACCTTCAAGAACTTGTGTATTCTTTTTTAATCTTTGTTTTATTTACGAGTTTAACTATATCCATATTAATATATATATTTTCAGGAATAATTGCGTCAGCTTTATTTGACAACCAAATTCTAATTGTCAAAATTTTATCTATAATTGTTTTAATAGAATCATTGAACGCCTTTTTAAAAAATTATTTTAGAGCGACACAACAAGTAAAAATACATTCTATTTTACAATTTACAAAAACATCACTCAAAATTTTTTTTGTTGTGCTTTTTGTGTTAAATAATGGAGGAATAATTGGAGCAATATCAGGACTTTTGATAAGTTCTTCACTTGTATTTTTTATTACAATACTAACAGTTATTTATCAAATAAATATTAAGATACCAAGTTTTATAAACATAAAAAAATACCTTAAATACGGGTTACCTTTAATACCTGGAAGTTTATCAAAATGGATAATAGATGCAAGCGACCGTTATTTGATTGGATTTTTTTTAGGTACTACATTTGTTGGATATTACAATCCAGGCTATGCTTTAGGGGACATATTGAAAATATTTTTTATTCCATTAAATTTCATGCTTCCAATGGTATTATCTAAACATTATGATGAACATGAAATCGATGAAGTAAAAAATTTATTAAGCTATACTTCAAAATACTTTTTCGCAGTTACTATACCTTCGGTGTTTGGGTTATCTCTGTTATCAAAACCCATATTAAGAATTTTATCCACACCTGATATAGCATCTCAAGCTTATATTATAACACCTTTTGTAGCATTAAGTATATTATTATATGGCACTTTTGAGATTTTTAAAAAAGTGATCCTATTAGAAAAAAAAACAAAAATTGACGCTAAAATCTGGGTAATAGCAGCGATATTAAACCTTGTACTGAATATTATATTGATCCCTCTTATAGGCATTATAGCTGCAGCTCTTACTACATTATTATCATTTACAATTAGCCTAGTTATCGTTTCTTATTACTCTTTGAAGATTTTAAAATTTAATATGAATTTTAAATTTATATTAAAAAGTATATTGGCGTCTATCATAATGTCTTTATTAATTTTCATATTGAATCCATCTGGGATATTAAATCTTATATTTACAATTTGTGTATGTGCAATAAGTTATTTTGTAATTTTAATATTATTAAATGGTTTTGATAAAAAAGAGCTTAAATTTTTTAAAAATTTAATTAATCCAAAAATCTAA